The following are encoded together in the Equus przewalskii isolate Varuska chromosome 14, EquPr2, whole genome shotgun sequence genome:
- the CDC42EP3 gene encoding cdc42 effector protein 3: protein MPAKTPIYLKAANNKKGKKFKLRDILSPDMISPPLGDFRHTIHIGKEGQHDVFGDISFLQGNYELLPGNQEKARMGQFPGHSEFLRANSTSDSMFTETPSPVLKNAISLPTIGGSQALMLPLLSPVTFNSKQESFGPAKLPRLSCEPVMEEKAPEKSSLLENGTAHQGDVSWGSSGSASQSSQGRDSHSSSLSEQYSDWPAEDMFDHPAPCELIKEKTKSEESLSDLTGSLLSLQLDLGPSFLDEVLNVMDKNK, encoded by the coding sequence ATGCCAGCCAAGACCCCCATTTACCTGAAAGCTGCCaataacaagaaaggaaagaaatttaaactgAGGGACATCTTGTCTCCTGATATGATCAGTCCTCCCCTTGGAGATTTTCGCCACACCATCCACATTGGCAAAGAGGGCCAGCACGATGTCTTTGGGGATATTTCCTTTCTTCAAGGGAACTATGAGCTTTTACCTGGGAACCAGGAGAAAGCACGCATGGGCCAGTTCCCTGGGCACAGCGAGTTCTTACGGGCCAACAGCACCTCCGACTCCATGTTCACAGAAACGCCTTCTCCTGTGCTCAAAAACGCCATCTCCCTCCCGACCATTGGAGGGTCCCAAGCACTCATGTTGCCCTTATTGTCACCAGTGACATTTAATTCCAAACAGGAGTCCTTTGGGCCTGCAAAGCTGCCCAGGCTTAGCTGTGAGCCTGTCATGGAGGAAAAGGCTCCGGAGAAAAGCAGTCTGTTGGAGAATGGGACCGCCCACCAGGGAGACGTCTCCTGGGGCTCCAGCGGGTCCGCCTCGCAGTCCAGCCAGGGCAGGGACAGCCACTCCTCCAGCCTCTCCGAACAGTATTCCGACTGGCCGGCCGAGGACATGTTTGACCATCCTGCCCCATGTGAGCTCATCAAGGAAAAGACTAAATCAGAGGAGTCACTCTCGGATCTTACAggttccctcctctccctgcagctcGATCTTGGGCCCTCATTTTTGGATGAGGTGCTGAACGTCATGGATAAAAATAAGTAA